The Desulfomicrobium macestii genome has a segment encoding these proteins:
- a CDS encoding LutC/YkgG family protein — protein MSRIIERVRQALNVQANDGRDRLVFAKSEEFINCAHATVTDEERGGWMESIRREAQALNLQVHECPDLDACGEAIAALARERDPEWGTLKRIVRWSDPLLDELGLEGRLGEDIPVTTVPMADSFGESERAEFRREVIASYIGITTADYLLADTASLVLLGGRGRARSVSLVPSIHVAVVPGSRMLGSYRQMLSRLNGQTLPSNVNIITGPSKTADIEATLVHGAHGPREMHLFVVAS, from the coding sequence ATGAGTCGTATCATCGAACGGGTCAGGCAGGCGCTTAATGTGCAGGCCAATGACGGCCGGGACAGGCTGGTCTTCGCCAAGAGCGAGGAATTCATCAATTGCGCGCACGCCACTGTCACGGACGAAGAGCGGGGCGGGTGGATGGAAAGCATCCGCCGAGAGGCCCAGGCGCTCAATCTGCAGGTGCACGAGTGTCCGGACCTGGACGCCTGCGGCGAGGCCATCGCGGCCCTGGCCCGGGAGCGCGATCCTGAATGGGGCACCTTGAAGCGGATCGTGCGCTGGAGCGACCCGCTCCTCGACGAGCTGGGCCTTGAAGGGCGCCTGGGTGAGGACATCCCCGTCACGACCGTGCCCATGGCTGACTCCTTTGGCGAATCCGAGCGCGCGGAGTTTCGGCGCGAGGTCATCGCTTCGTATATCGGCATCACCACCGCCGACTATCTGCTGGCCGACACGGCCTCGCTGGTGCTCCTGGGCGGACGGGGCCGAGCACGCTCGGTGTCCCTGGTGCCGTCCATTCATGTCGCGGTGGTGCCGGGGAGCCGCATGCTCGGCTCCTACCGGCAGATGCTCTCCCGTCTGAACGGCCAGACCTTGCCGTCCAACGTGAACATCATCACCGGCCCGAGCAAGACCGCCGACATAGAGGCCACCCTGGTGCACGGGGCGCACGGCCCGCGCGAGATGCATCTTTTCGTGGTCGCGTCCTGA
- a CDS encoding acyl-CoA thioesterase, which translates to MTLDENAGRQPRGLLVLRTLAMPKDTNPSGDIFGGWILAQMDVAGGLMASEISMGRTVTVSVEKMSFDKPVRMGDTICVHAELLRVGNSSMDIKLEVWARQLVGAYEAQRQLVTEGVFRYVAVDEKRRPRRVPDNPSFFTR; encoded by the coding sequence ATGACGTTGGATGAGAACGCCGGACGGCAGCCCCGTGGATTGCTGGTCCTTCGAACCCTGGCCATGCCCAAGGACACCAACCCCAGCGGCGACATTTTCGGCGGCTGGATCCTGGCCCAGATGGACGTGGCCGGAGGGCTCATGGCCTCGGAAATTTCCATGGGACGGACCGTCACGGTCAGCGTCGAGAAGATGAGCTTCGACAAGCCCGTGCGCATGGGCGACACGATCTGCGTGCATGCGGAGCTTCTGCGAGTGGGCAATTCATCCATGGACATCAAGCTTGAGGTCTGGGCGAGGCAGCTCGTCGGGGCATACGAGGCCCAGCGTCAGCTGGTGACCGAAGGGGTGTTCCGCTATGTGGCCGTGGATGAAAAGCGGCGACCGCGCAGGGTTCCCGACAATCCGAGTTTTTTCACCAGATGA
- a CDS encoding MASE3 domain-containing protein — translation MLSDDQPAPNDISRTLRHVTLWIFLLAVLFFISRHNFLLFHTMAELFAVAVGWSVFLLVWNTRAFLRNEALLFLGIAYFFIALIDLTHTLTYSGMNIIEAADDTNPATQLWIAARGLEAASLFAYSLILGRGFSLWGVLVGFSGVTATLFLSIFAWEIFPVCHVEGQGLTTFKIVAEYAICAVLAVAMLNLWQKRDRLEPGIFHLLIISMALSIMGELAFTLYVSVYGLSNVVGHFLKIVSFFLIYLALVRFALKRPYRTLFRQLAQEREALARSEKKWRNILLHTPQIGISLDPDGHIIFANEYFLKLTGWENNEVLGRDWFEMFIPEEIRKPTREFFVSVMAGGQNLAYSTHENEILDKFGARHAIAWANALTFDSAGMPTDVTSLGVDLTERKHAQEVLVESRNLYQSLVDNLPLSIMTFDREGKINYVNQFHVEGFARNLLDKDFFLGRALHELPGLVSAGIGPDLENVLGGRPLNLPSLFIPRLAAGGSAWQSVKAIPLFKDGVFSGGILMREDITAHKMAEEAMRQSEERLALALEVTNDGIWDWDCVSGSTYFSPHYYAMLGYEPGEFEASYSSWRSLIHPDDVQEVEDQVSQHVTSGQVFEIEFRMKSKSGHWLWIMARGRVVERNEQGSAVRMVGTHVDVTARKNAEYAALNAKEAAEAANKAKSEFLANMSHEIRTPLNGIMGMLQLLQTTSLSQEQHEYSAMAVQSTSRLTSLLSDILDLSRVEAGKMPIRPEVFDLREKLNQSVDLFAPIALQSGIELRHHFDHALPQNVIGDPIRLQQVLTNLIGNAFKFTQHGFVSVEAYPLPARNENQLRIFFEISDTGCGIPDEALAQLFEPFSQVTQGYTRQYQGAGLGLSICKRLVGLMGGNMAISSEVDVGTSIYFCVTLDKALELPAREAPDKTRVALRERKILVAEDDEVNLFAVRNLLTKNGHEVFIAHDGHEVLDRILEQDFDLILMDIQMPGMDGIEATRRIRASERATGKKPVPIIAMTAYAMDGDKEKLLDKGMDGYVAKPFSIRELMEVIKQSVNKD, via the coding sequence ATGCTTTCAGACGACCAACCCGCCCCCAATGACATTTCGCGCACCCTGCGCCACGTCACCCTGTGGATCTTTCTGCTGGCCGTCCTTTTTTTCATCAGTCGCCATAATTTTCTTCTTTTCCACACCATGGCCGAACTCTTTGCCGTGGCCGTGGGCTGGAGCGTTTTTCTGCTGGTCTGGAACACGCGCGCCTTCCTGCGCAACGAAGCCCTCCTGTTCCTGGGCATTGCCTATTTCTTCATCGCCCTGATCGACCTGACCCACACCCTGACCTACAGTGGAATGAACATCATCGAGGCCGCGGATGACACAAACCCGGCCACACAGCTCTGGATAGCAGCCCGTGGGCTGGAAGCAGCCAGTCTCTTTGCCTACAGCCTGATACTGGGGCGCGGCTTTTCTCTTTGGGGGGTGCTCGTAGGTTTCTCCGGCGTCACAGCGACCTTGTTCCTGAGCATCTTCGCCTGGGAGATTTTTCCGGTCTGCCACGTCGAAGGGCAGGGACTGACGACGTTCAAGATCGTCGCGGAATATGCCATCTGCGCCGTGCTGGCGGTAGCCATGCTCAATCTTTGGCAAAAGCGTGACAGGCTCGAACCCGGAATCTTTCATCTGCTGATCATTTCCATGGCCCTCAGCATCATGGGCGAACTGGCTTTCACCCTGTACGTAAGCGTGTACGGCCTCTCCAATGTAGTGGGCCATTTTCTAAAAATAGTGTCCTTTTTCCTGATCTATCTGGCTCTGGTCCGTTTCGCCTTGAAACGCCCCTATCGTACCCTTTTCAGGCAACTTGCCCAGGAACGCGAAGCACTGGCGCGTTCGGAAAAAAAATGGCGCAACATTCTGCTCCACACGCCGCAAATCGGCATATCCCTCGACCCCGATGGACATATCATCTTTGCCAATGAATATTTTCTCAAACTTACCGGCTGGGAAAACAACGAGGTCCTGGGTCGGGACTGGTTTGAAATGTTCATTCCCGAGGAAATCCGCAAGCCGACCCGCGAATTTTTCGTTTCGGTCATGGCCGGCGGGCAGAACCTGGCCTACTCCACGCACGAAAATGAAATACTCGACAAGTTTGGTGCGCGCCATGCCATTGCCTGGGCCAACGCGCTGACCTTCGATTCGGCAGGGATGCCCACGGACGTGACCAGCCTCGGCGTCGATCTGACCGAACGAAAACACGCCCAGGAGGTGCTGGTCGAAAGCAGAAATCTGTACCAGTCCCTGGTGGACAACCTGCCGCTCTCGATCATGACTTTCGATCGGGAAGGAAAAATCAATTACGTCAACCAGTTTCATGTCGAAGGTTTCGCCAGGAATCTTCTGGATAAAGATTTTTTTCTGGGCCGGGCCCTGCATGAACTGCCCGGCCTGGTCTCCGCCGGGATCGGCCCCGACCTTGAAAATGTGCTTGGCGGTCGGCCGCTCAACCTGCCGAGCCTTTTCATCCCCCGCCTCGCCGCCGGCGGATCTGCCTGGCAAAGCGTCAAGGCCATCCCCCTGTTCAAGGACGGGGTCTTCTCCGGCGGCATCCTCATGCGCGAAGACATCACTGCCCACAAGATGGCCGAGGAAGCCATGCGCCAGAGCGAGGAACGGCTCGCCCTGGCCCTTGAAGTCACGAACGACGGAATCTGGGATTGGGACTGCGTATCGGGCAGCACATATTTCAGTCCACACTATTACGCCATGCTCGGCTATGAACCCGGAGAGTTCGAGGCGAGCTACAGTTCATGGCGCAGCCTCATTCATCCCGATGACGTCCAGGAGGTCGAAGATCAGGTAAGCCAACATGTCACCAGCGGACAGGTTTTCGAGATCGAATTCCGCATGAAATCCAAATCCGGGCATTGGTTGTGGATCATGGCGCGCGGCCGGGTGGTCGAACGAAACGAACAAGGGAGCGCCGTACGCATGGTGGGTACGCATGTGGATGTGACCGCGCGAAAGAACGCTGAATACGCCGCGCTGAACGCCAAGGAGGCCGCCGAAGCGGCAAACAAGGCCAAGAGCGAATTTCTGGCAAACATGAGTCACGAAATACGCACCCCGCTGAACGGCATCATGGGCATGCTGCAACTCCTGCAGACAACCAGCCTGAGTCAAGAGCAGCACGAATACAGCGCCATGGCCGTGCAATCGACTTCCCGCCTGACCAGCCTGCTTTCCGACATTCTCGACCTCTCCAGGGTCGAAGCGGGCAAGATGCCCATTCGGCCCGAAGTCTTCGACCTGCGTGAAAAATTGAATCAATCCGTCGATCTCTTCGCGCCCATCGCCCTGCAGTCCGGCATCGAGCTCAGACACCATTTCGACCACGCGCTGCCGCAAAACGTCATCGGCGATCCCATTCGTCTGCAACAGGTGCTTACGAACCTGATCGGCAACGCATTCAAGTTCACGCAGCATGGATTCGTCAGCGTGGAGGCCTATCCCCTGCCTGCCCGCAACGAAAATCAGCTGCGCATATTCTTCGAGATTTCGGACACAGGGTGCGGCATTCCCGATGAAGCGCTGGCCCAGCTCTTCGAACCCTTCAGCCAGGTGACCCAAGGCTACACCAGGCAATACCAGGGCGCGGGCCTCGGCCTGTCCATCTGCAAACGTCTGGTTGGACTCATGGGCGGCAACATGGCCATTTCAAGCGAGGTTGATGTAGGCACGAGCATATATTTCTGCGTCACCCTGGACAAGGCGCTGGAATTGCCGGCACGGGAGGCTCCGGACAAAACGAGAGTCGCGCTGCGGGAGAGAAAAATTCTTGTGGCCGAAGATGACGAGGTGAACCTTTTCGCCGTCCGCAACCTGCTGACCAAAAATGGTCACGAGGTCTTCATCGCCCATGACGGGCATGAGGTGCTGGACCGCATCCTGGAGCAGGATTTCGACCTCATCCTGATGGACATTCAGATGCCGGGCATGGACGGAATCGAGGCCACCAGACGCATCCGCGCCTCGGAGAGGGCAACAGGCAAAAAACCGGTGCCCATCATCGCCATGACCGCCTATGCCATGGATGGAGACAAGGAAAAGCTGCTGGACAAGGGCATGGACGGATACGTGGCCAAACCCTTCAGCATCAGGGAGCTGATGGAAGTGATAAAACAAAGCGTCAACAAAGACTGA
- a CDS encoding bifunctional aminoglycoside phosphotransferase/ATP-binding protein, translated as MNSAVQFEDICRAMSEPAFYPHSVSGVERRETHISVVFLAGEWVYKLKKHKDLGFLDFRDPARRLHFCLQEVKLNQRLSFGVYQEVLGIHHGERGLCLGPLEGALEYVVKMARLPDEASLEAMLRAGKATQENISSLGETLAGFHKSAERGQGIDTYGDLEHIRFNMEENFTQLLPFAQALLDSRKWDFSRQVCRSFADNHVDLFMHRVREGRITDGHGDLRAEHVYFHHGVQVIDCIEFNERFRYGDCALDLAFLIMDLDRLGYADTARRLLQAYATAARDPDIYALVDFYAAYRAFVRLKVACFSLEHVKSREPLQEEIQRYLRQAYGYALAFGRPVLWVFFGLPASGKSTLARRVAQALFMPLLGSDKVRKQAGDFSVVKVDDYNAGAYRPVLRSRVYARLFNLAQDELKKGRSVILDATFSKAQWRESAIRLAQDHKAGHVFVHCVCEPRTIRARLAQRGHEAGESDARLVHFEDMIKNFEPFSHEVPDVYLRVDTERTPEESFYEILAKGHALKHAQVQCLLGELNGETDSRE; from the coding sequence ATGAATTCCGCCGTACAATTCGAGGACATTTGCCGGGCCATGTCCGAACCTGCTTTTTATCCGCACTCCGTATCCGGTGTCGAACGCCGGGAGACCCACATCTCCGTCGTGTTTCTGGCCGGAGAGTGGGTGTATAAGCTCAAAAAACACAAAGACTTGGGATTTCTTGATTTTCGTGATCCCGCCAGGCGCCTGCATTTTTGCCTGCAGGAGGTAAAGCTCAACCAGCGCTTGAGCTTTGGCGTGTATCAGGAGGTACTGGGCATTCACCACGGCGAGAGAGGGCTGTGTCTTGGTCCCTTGGAAGGAGCGCTGGAATATGTCGTGAAGATGGCGCGATTGCCGGACGAGGCAAGCCTTGAGGCCATGTTGCGTGCTGGGAAGGCAACGCAGGAGAACATTTCAAGCCTGGGCGAAACCCTGGCCGGTTTTCACAAAAGCGCTGAGCGTGGGCAAGGCATCGACACATACGGGGATCTCGAACATATCCGATTCAACATGGAGGAGAATTTCACGCAGCTCCTTCCTTTCGCGCAGGCCCTTCTCGACTCCCGGAAATGGGATTTTTCCCGGCAGGTCTGCCGCTCGTTCGCGGACAATCATGTCGATCTGTTCATGCACAGGGTGCGGGAAGGCAGGATCACCGACGGGCACGGAGACCTGCGGGCCGAGCATGTCTATTTTCACCACGGGGTGCAGGTCATCGACTGCATCGAGTTCAATGAACGTTTCAGATACGGCGACTGCGCCCTTGATCTGGCTTTCCTGATCATGGATCTGGACCGTTTGGGGTATGCGGACACTGCCCGGCGACTGCTGCAAGCCTACGCAACGGCGGCCCGCGACCCGGATATTTATGCGCTGGTGGATTTCTATGCGGCGTACCGCGCCTTTGTGCGGCTCAAGGTAGCCTGTTTTTCCCTTGAGCATGTAAAGTCAAGGGAGCCCCTGCAGGAGGAGATCCAGCGGTATCTGCGGCAGGCCTATGGATACGCCTTGGCCTTTGGGCGGCCGGTGCTGTGGGTTTTCTTTGGTCTGCCGGCTTCGGGAAAATCGACGCTGGCGCGCCGGGTGGCCCAGGCGCTGTTTATGCCGTTGCTCGGTTCCGACAAGGTCAGGAAGCAGGCGGGGGATTTTTCCGTGGTCAAGGTGGATGATTACAATGCGGGAGCGTACCGGCCCGTGCTGCGCAGTCGCGTTTACGCACGGCTTTTCAATCTGGCCCAGGATGAACTGAAAAAAGGGCGATCGGTGATCCTGGACGCCACGTTTTCCAAGGCGCAGTGGCGTGAGTCGGCCATCCGTCTGGCGCAGGACCACAAGGCGGGCCATGTCTTCGTGCATTGCGTCTGCGAGCCCCGGACCATAAGGGCCCGGCTGGCGCAGCGCGGGCATGAGGCCGGGGAGTCTGATGCGCGGCTTGTCCATTTCGAGGACATGATCAAGAATTTCGAACCATTCAGCCACGAGGTCCCGGACGTTTATCTGCGGGTCGATACCGAGCGGACCCCGGAGGAGTCTTTTTACGAGATCCTGGCGAAAGGGCATGCCCTGAAGCATGCCCAGGTCCAGTGTCTGCTCGGCGAATTGAACGGGGAGACGGATTCACGGGAGTGA
- a CDS encoding PspC domain-containing protein: MRAFGRGNGRMHGGGSRGSRWRRPVEEQRGIYRARDGVFLGVCKGLARYFDFSVGALRAIVILLFLVTGIWPVGLLYLIAAMVMKMEPVVPFGSPADQEFYNSYTNSRAGALERIKRKFENLDRRLRRMEDVVTSRDFEWERRMRN; encoded by the coding sequence GTGAGAGCTTTCGGACGCGGCAATGGCCGCATGCATGGCGGCGGAAGCCGCGGTTCGCGCTGGAGGAGGCCCGTGGAAGAGCAGCGTGGAATCTACCGCGCCCGCGACGGTGTATTTCTGGGCGTTTGCAAGGGACTGGCCCGATACTTCGATTTCTCCGTCGGAGCCTTGCGCGCCATCGTCATCCTCCTCTTTCTGGTCACGGGCATCTGGCCGGTGGGGCTCTTGTACCTCATCGCGGCCATGGTCATGAAGATGGAACCGGTCGTGCCCTTCGGCAGCCCCGCCGACCAGGAGTTCTACAACTCCTACACCAACTCCCGCGCCGGGGCCTTGGAGCGGATCAAGCGCAAGTTCGAGAATCTGGACCGGCGGCTGCGGCGCATGGAAGACGTGGTCACCAGCCGCGATTTCGAATGGGAGCGCCGCATGCGCAATTGA
- a CDS encoding envelope stress response membrane protein PspB, with the protein MEHFFGFIFVLMSAGILLVGAVIFGFIKMFTKSGDVNVAREAQMIQEIYNGMSRMEERIEALETILLEKDGKEKRS; encoded by the coding sequence ATGGAACATTTTTTCGGTTTTATCTTCGTGCTCATGAGCGCCGGAATCCTGCTGGTCGGCGCGGTCATCTTCGGGTTCATCAAGATGTTCACCAAGTCCGGCGATGTGAACGTGGCCCGGGAAGCGCAGATGATTCAGGAGATCTATAACGGCATGTCCCGCATGGAAGAGCGCATCGAGGCACTGGAAACGATTCTTCTGGAAAAGGACGGCAAGGAGAAAAGATCGTGA
- the pspA gene encoding phage shock protein PspA, with protein sequence MGVFTRFKDIISSNINSMLDKAEEPEKMIRLMIQEMEETSVELKAACAGLMADQKRIAREQSQALARLELWEDRAKLALDKGREDLAREALLEKLAAQRLSEGLERERDRFAVMIEQAREDIEQLDVKLESAKERQRSLAKRHVRADQRIKVRSNVSRVQSADVMMRFDQFEQRIERMEAEAELGAPRQNRNLEQEFALLEGGDEVEAQLASMRSSSDK encoded by the coding sequence ATGGGCGTATTTACCAGATTCAAGGACATCATCAGCTCCAACATCAATTCCATGCTGGACAAGGCCGAGGAACCGGAAAAGATGATCCGCCTGATGATTCAGGAGATGGAGGAGACCTCGGTGGAGCTCAAGGCCGCCTGTGCCGGGCTCATGGCCGATCAGAAGCGCATCGCCAGGGAGCAGTCCCAGGCCCTGGCCCGTCTGGAACTGTGGGAAGACAGGGCCAAGCTTGCGCTGGACAAGGGACGCGAGGACCTGGCCCGAGAGGCGCTGCTGGAAAAACTGGCCGCGCAGCGACTGAGCGAAGGACTGGAACGGGAGCGGGATCGCTTTGCGGTCATGATCGAGCAGGCGCGCGAAGACATCGAGCAGCTCGACGTCAAGCTGGAGTCCGCCAAGGAACGCCAGCGCAGCCTGGCCAAGCGCCATGTGCGGGCCGACCAGCGCATCAAGGTCCGCTCCAATGTCTCGCGGGTTCAGTCGGCCGACGTCATGATGCGCTTTGACCAGTTCGAGCAGCGCATCGAACGCATGGAAGCCGAGGCCGAACTGGGCGCGCCGCGACAGAACCGGAACCTGGAACAGGAGTTCGCTCTGCTCGAAGGCGGAGACGAAGTGGAAGCACAACTCGCCTCCATGCGCTCCTCCTCTGACAAATAG
- the pspF gene encoding phage shock protein operon transcriptional activator, producing the protein MEAIGQSDAFLLFQEHLSRVARIDRPVLIIGERGTGKELAAARLHYLSRRWQGPLVTVNCAALAGSLLDTELFGHEVGAFTGATVRRKGRFENADTGTLVLDEIANLSPEAQEKILRVVEYGSFDRVGGSRPVTVNVRIVGATNVDLPRRARAGAFKEDLLDRLSFEVLTVPPLRMREGDVQLLTRHFAARMAIGMGLAEAPGFSARAMSMLLAHDWPGNVRELKNVVERAVYRTGSGTVREVVFDPFASPYRPVEQVVAAAEVPRPPDVRPRSVQPDLAVPLATAVRDLEEAYLTAALEQGRHNQKKAAALLGLTYHQFRGLYRRLRADLDD; encoded by the coding sequence ATGGAAGCCATCGGCCAGTCCGACGCATTTCTGCTTTTTCAGGAGCACCTCTCGCGTGTGGCGCGCATCGACAGGCCGGTGCTGATCATCGGCGAGCGCGGCACCGGCAAGGAATTGGCCGCCGCGCGCCTGCATTATCTTTCACGGCGCTGGCAGGGCCCGCTGGTCACGGTCAACTGCGCGGCCCTGGCCGGTTCGCTCCTGGATACGGAGCTTTTCGGGCACGAGGTCGGGGCCTTCACCGGAGCTACCGTCCGTCGCAAGGGACGGTTCGAGAATGCGGATACGGGCACCCTTGTCCTGGACGAGATCGCGAACCTGTCGCCGGAGGCGCAGGAAAAGATTTTGCGCGTGGTCGAGTACGGATCGTTCGACCGTGTGGGCGGGAGTCGGCCGGTTACGGTCAACGTGCGCATCGTGGGCGCGACGAACGTGGACCTGCCACGGCGGGCCAGGGCCGGGGCGTTCAAGGAGGATTTGCTGGATCGCCTGAGCTTCGAGGTGCTGACCGTGCCTCCGCTGCGCATGCGCGAGGGGGATGTGCAGCTGTTGACCCGGCACTTTGCCGCGCGCATGGCCATCGGCATGGGACTGGCCGAGGCGCCGGGATTCTCCGCAAGGGCCATGTCCATGCTGCTGGCCCACGACTGGCCGGGCAATGTGCGCGAACTCAAGAATGTGGTCGAACGCGCGGTGTACCGGACTGGATCGGGAACGGTCCGGGAGGTGGTCTTCGATCCGTTTGCATCCCCTTACCGTCCAGTGGAACAGGTGGTAGCGGCTGCCGAGGTTCCGCGGCCACCAGATGTCCGTCCGCGTTCCGTGCAGCCTGACCTTGCAGTCCCGCTGGCCACGGCCGTGCGCGATCTGGAAGAGGCGTACCTGACGGCGGCCCTGGAGCAGGGCCGCCACAACCAGAAAAAGGCGGCGGCCCTGCTTGGGCTCACCTACCATCAGTTTCGCGGCCTTTATCGCAGGCTGCGCGCCGATCTGGACGACTGA